Proteins encoded together in one Drosophila gunungcola strain Sukarami chromosome 2R unlocalized genomic scaffold, Dgunungcola_SK_2 000013F, whole genome shotgun sequence window:
- the LOC128256059 gene encoding uncharacterized protein LOC128256059, translated as MRKAQKLLTQMWRPSSGGLKLKYRSFNQQNFTPKSPEEALKRPTHYQSMREFFMHPLTWDRNNGYFNVVLALSIFGFCFFNSCAPCEQRMSGIEERSVNPDRSRLGPN; from the coding sequence ATGCGTAAAGCCCAGAAGCTGTTGACCCAAATGTGGCGGCCATCCAGCGGTGggcttaaattgaaatatcgGTCTTTCAACCAGCAAAACTTTACTCCCAAGAGTCCTGAAGAGGCACTTAAGCGCCCAACGCATTACCAGTCTATGCGCGAATTCTTTATGCATCCGCTGACCTGGGACCGCAACAATGGCTACTTCAATGTGGTGCTGGCCCTAAGCATCTTCGGCTTCTGCTTCTTTAACTCTTGCGCCCCGTGCGAACAACGGATGAGCGGAATTGAGGAGCGCTCAGTAAATCCAGATAGATCCAGGTTGGGACCCAAC